CCATATCGGCCATCTGGCCGTAGAGGTGAACCGGGATGATGGCGCGAGTTTTGGGAGTTATCTTCGCTTCGATCTGCGCCACATCCAGATTGTAGCTGACCGGATCAATATCCACGAAGACCGGCCTGGCTCCCACCCGCGCAACCGAGCCGGCGGTGGCAAAAAACGTGTAAGGGGTGGTAATCACTTCATCGCCCGGCCCGATCCCCTCAGCCATCAGACAAATGAGCAGGGCATCCGTTCCGGAGGAAACCCCTATGCCATGGGCGCAACTTGAGTACTGGGCGACGGCCTCCTCACACTCACGCACCTGCGGGCCCAGGATGAAGAGCTGGGACTCCATCACTTTGGCAACCGCGCTGTCAAGGTCAGCCTTAATCGTTGCGTACTGCGCTTTGAGATCCAACAACGGAACCTTCAAGGGGTTGGCCCTCCCGATGGCGGCACCAGATGTCCCGGCTTCAACGCATTATCAAGCAGGCTTTTCATGCGCGGAAACCCTATCTTCGCTCGATCCAAATATTCCGGTACTGCACCGGGTTGCCGTGGTCCTGCAACAGCAGGCCCTCGGGCTCGTTCTCCCGGTCATTAACCGCGCCGCCGGTGACGCCAGGCAGGGCGGTATCATCCTGAACCACCACGCCATTTTGCACCACGGTGATCCGCGCCCTGGCGGTCTTGTTGCCGGCGGCATCAAACCTGGCCGCGGTGAAGCTGATGTCGTAGGACTGCCATTGGAGCGGCGGCGCGCACATGTTGACCTTGGGCCGGCTGACGGTATAGATGCCCCCGCATTCATTGTCCTGCCCTTCCAGCCCGTAGCTGTCCAATACCTGCACTTCATAGCGTCCTTGCAGATAGACTCCACTGTTGGCACGGCCCTGGCCAAATGCCGTTGGCATATAAGGCAACCGGAATTCCAGATGCACCTTCTGATCACGGAATTTCTCCCGGGAAACGATATCCCCGCCTCCCACTTCCATGACGCCCTCGGGCAGAATCTTCCATTTCACGGCCTTGCCCTCCTCGCGATGCCGCCACGCGTCCAGGCTTTTGCCGTCGAACAGCACCACCGCACCGGCGGGTGGCGCTTTGCCCAGCTCCGGCGAAATCCGCTCGGACTGCTTCAATGCAAAGGCACCGCGCAACCGGCCGGCAATCGTCCCCTTGGCCCCACCGGTGTCAGCGGTACCGGCCCACAGAGCGGCATCCACCACCACCCCCTGCCCGGTCGTGCCGAACACCCGGCCCACGTCAAAAGGAATATCATCCATGAACCTGAACTGCCCGTCGCGGATCTCGCCCTTCAACCGATAGAGATAGGGTCCACGTTGGAGGAGGTCCGCGACAAAGCGCGCCTCATACTTGCCATTGCTGAGCGGGATCATATAGACCCCCACATTCTTTGTTTCGTTGTTGATGGTGACTTCTCCCTGCCAGTCGCCCATCCAGCGATCGGCCGGTTGTTGGGCAAACAAGGGAATAGCCGCCAGTAAGGGAGCTATGATAATGCCTGGCTTTGTCTTCATTCGCTTGCACAAAGGCTGCACATTCCTGGCAGGGTCGCAAGCCTTAACCACATTTGCCGCTCAAGGCCTGAATCCTTACCGACTTCGGAGCGCTGGAGTAATTCGGCAGCTCTGCCGGCTGAAGCCGGCACTCCTTTCCGCAAGGCTGCCTCGCACCCGTTGGGTGCATCCTTTCAGCAAGCCGGCAAGGATTGAGGCTCAAGGCTCGCCCGCCCGGTGGGCGCTCAGGCCAGGCGGCAGCCGGCGCAGCCTGTGCCTTTAAGCATAATCGCACCGGTGGGACAGACTTCGGCGGCGCGGCGGGCGGACTTGCGCAGCGCTTCAGCCATAGGTTTGTTGAAGGGCGCCGCCACCGTGACCTGGAAGCCGCGTCCGATGAACGACAAGCCCAACTCCTCGCCCGCCTGGGCCGCCACTTGCACGCACGCACCGCAAATGATGCACTTGCCCGGCTCAAAGATGATTTCCGGGTGAGAAGTGTCCCGCGCGAAGTGGCGCCGCTCGCCGACAAAGCGCTGCGGGTCCACGCCGTATTCGGTCGCAAACTGGCGCAGCCGGCAGGGAATCGCCTTCCCGCAGCCGCAGCCCAGGCAGCGGCGTGATTCGCGCGTCGCCGCCTCCGGCGAGAAACCAAGCTCGACCTCCTCGAACGTGGTTTGGCGCTTTGCCATCGGCAGATGCGGCATGGGAGCGCGGGGCGCCTGCTCGATGCCCCGCAGAAAGACCGCCAGCTCATCTTCGCTCAGCTTGCCCAGCATGGCAGTCGCCGCCTGGGGCGCGCCGATGATTTTTTGCCCACTCAGGTATTGGTCAATGGACGCGGCGGCGAGCTTGCCTGCCGCCACGGCGCGCACGGCGAGGTCAGGACCCGTGACGGCATCGCCGCCCGCAAATACACCGGGCAAGTTGGTCGCCAGCGTTTTCGGGTCGGCGGCAATACCCCATTTCGACAAGGCGAGCTGCCGGATATTGAGGTTGCCCGCCTCCACGTTCTGGCCGATGGCCGCGATGACGGAGGTGGCCCGCACCTCGAAGTCCGTCCCGGCGATGGCCATCGAGCGGGCGCGCCCACTTTCATCCGGCCGCCCCAATTCCATTCGCTGGCAGATAAGACTTAACTTGCCGTCTTTCCGCACCAGCCGCACCGGCGCAACGAGAAACTCGATCTGTACGCCCTCCGCTTCCGCGGCTTCCACCTCTTCCATAAGGCAAGGCATCTCACGGCGACTCCGGCGGTAGAGCACGCGCACGGACTTGGCACCGAGCCTGACCGCGCAACGGCTGGCGTCCATGGCCGTGTTGCCGCCGCCGACCA
The sequence above is drawn from the Candidatus Paceibacterota bacterium genome and encodes:
- a CDS encoding FAD-dependent oxidoreductase, whose product is MTSALTITIDGRPASVPPGTTILGAARQLGVAIPTLCHVEGFEPSASCFLCAVKIEGRPNLWPSCATPAAEGMVVITDSEEVRAARKSSLELLLSDHAGDCIGPCRTGCPAGLDIPNFIAQIAAGDCDTSAGIVTDDLTLPASLGRVCPRLCEQRCRQCDVTEALSIRNLHRFAADRVLGRAAPRAHSGGVRSPNGPLRDGGHGETALPGSLPERQSQASKTVAIVGAGPAGLAAGHHLLRRGHGVVLFDAHTQAGGMLRYGIPAFRLPRQVLDAEIQMIRNLGAEFRLGKRLGRDFTLDDLRRDFDAVFLAIGAQGSRGLGCPGEELATPALEFLEQLTEGPAPMIGSEVLVVGGGNTAMDASRCAVRLGAKSVRVLYRRSRREMPCLMEEVEAAEAEGVQIEFLVAPVRLVRKDGKLSLICQRMELGRPDESGRARSMAIAGTDFEVRATSVIAAIGQNVEAGNLNIRQLALSKWGIAADPKTLATNLPGVFAGGDAVTGPDLAVRAVAAGKLAAASIDQYLSGQKIIGAPQAATAMLGKLSEDELAVFLRGIEQAPRAPMPHLPMAKRQTTFEEVELGFSPEAATRESRRCLGCGCGKAIPCRLRQFATEYGVDPQRFVGERRHFARDTSHPEIIFEPGKCIICGACVQVAAQAGEELGLSFIGRGFQVTVAAPFNKPMAEALRKSARRAAEVCPTGAIMLKGTGCAGCRLA
- a CDS encoding DUF1080 domain-containing protein gives rise to the protein MKTKPGIIIAPLLAAIPLFAQQPADRWMGDWQGEVTINNETKNVGVYMIPLSNGKYEARFVADLLQRGPYLYRLKGEIRDGQFRFMDDIPFDVGRVFGTTGQGVVVDAALWAGTADTGGAKGTIAGRLRGAFALKQSERISPELGKAPPAGAVVLFDGKSLDAWRHREEGKAVKWKILPEGVMEVGGGDIVSREKFRDQKVHLEFRLPYMPTAFGQGRANSGVYLQGRYEVQVLDSYGLEGQDNECGGIYTVSRPKVNMCAPPLQWQSYDISFTAARFDAAGNKTARARITVVQNGVVVQDDTALPGVTGGAVNDRENEPEGLLLQDHGNPVQYRNIWIERR